A region of Fibrobacter succinogenes subsp. succinogenes S85 DNA encodes the following proteins:
- a CDS encoding glycosyltransferase family 2 protein → MDVKSIDYFIFVPAYNVESTLGEVLCKIEESVLARAHVLVIDDGSRDGTAQAYDRFMSSCVENAESAENARNLKSHFEYFKFEQNCGYGAVVKKGLAEGIASGAAFVACLHGDGQYPAEKLGEFFAEMENCNLDLLQGSRHAIAGDAKRGGMPLYKRVGGAFLTSLENLAFRVKLTDRHSGFIVYSSRFLKTVDLNRLSMSFDIDLELIAIADARRFAIAELPIPTRYADEKSNLNVVTYGMRVLRQIWRRMLF, encoded by the coding sequence ATGGATGTGAAATCAATTGATTATTTTATCTTCGTTCCTGCGTACAACGTTGAAAGTACGCTTGGCGAAGTTCTCTGCAAAATTGAAGAATCTGTTTTGGCACGTGCGCATGTGCTTGTGATTGACGATGGTTCGCGTGATGGAACGGCGCAAGCGTATGATCGCTTTATGTCAAGTTGCGTGGAAAATGCGGAGAGCGCGGAAAATGCGCGCAATCTCAAATCGCATTTTGAATATTTTAAATTTGAACAAAATTGCGGCTACGGTGCTGTTGTCAAAAAAGGGCTGGCTGAGGGGATTGCTTCTGGTGCGGCGTTTGTCGCTTGCTTGCACGGAGACGGGCAATATCCTGCTGAAAAGTTGGGCGAGTTCTTTGCTGAAATGGAAAATTGCAATCTTGATTTGTTGCAAGGCTCGCGCCATGCAATAGCGGGGGACGCAAAGCGTGGTGGTATGCCTTTGTACAAGCGCGTTGGCGGAGCTTTCTTGACTTCGCTAGAGAATTTGGCATTCCGTGTGAAACTTACAGATCGTCACAGTGGCTTTATCGTTTATTCTTCGCGGTTCCTAAAAACCGTTGATCTGAATCGCTTGAGCATGTCGTTTGATATTGATTTGGAACTGATTGCGATTGCCGATGCTCGCCGTTTTGCGATTGCGGAACTCCCGATCCCGACGCGTTACGCCGATGAAAAATCGAACCTCAACGTAGTCACGTACGGCATGCGCGTTTTGCGCCAAATCTGGCGAAGAATGCTTTTTTAG
- a CDS encoding transglutaminase-like domain-containing protein — MMNFREICKTIFFCIVSINLGVSSDLEILGFLVATLFVVVHVKQYLLSKSATNQRKIPRYRKVFAYGAIVPCALWWVLTPSVEMGVSPYLVFIPAWYLLYLAWLQKRSLGNGGYEVFVVFNGVAALFMGLFQAPRASVISAIVALLLAVYAFGRPRVALYKRLLFVLLYASLCGSSYLGFKYWKSNRYYSGRWAEEYYVKNRVMGFDPVAALGSFSSNYNSKYNSEIVLRVWDTLAPTYLRAAAYEKYVAGIWKLPTKAEKKLYPTRYRVDYAVFESEDSAAAAPNVKDVWVQATLNNFGFMFAPANVVGVASKNADSLNYYSTNVFADANGTRSDWYYYVPDSAETLAMAAHSSAESSAHLSVDSSAAPSVASDSLSDFMQIPNRDKALLDTIASAMSLPTAHLDSTQFAVQTLKTIESYFIHNFKYSYIVPGRTPNSKTDPLSIFWKTKEGYCEYYATLATLLLRHQGIPARYVTGFARPEHVPGRPYSIFRRRHSHAWVEVYIDRKWFIFDPTPPLTEMTFAKPSWLSTKLEGVKGRFSYVMHLLKDGEWRRVVDSWQTASERLVSSSVLYIVLVALLLVFALLKFRGHRRQLNQQKVSKNAAQWIALLTDAEKRLARLGFNRVPGETVSAFAKRVEQALDTARATALTTKKASPKDSLFEQNLSIALNQLREYERNRWREN, encoded by the coding sequence ATGATGAACTTCCGTGAAATTTGCAAGACTATTTTTTTCTGCATTGTCTCTATCAATTTGGGCGTTTCAAGCGACCTTGAAATTCTTGGCTTTCTTGTTGCGACGTTGTTTGTTGTGGTTCACGTCAAACAGTATTTGCTTTCAAAGTCCGCGACGAACCAGAGAAAAATCCCGCGTTACAGAAAAGTTTTCGCATACGGTGCGATAGTCCCATGCGCGTTGTGGTGGGTGCTCACGCCGAGCGTTGAAATGGGCGTCTCGCCGTATTTGGTCTTTATTCCGGCTTGGTACTTACTTTATTTGGCGTGGCTGCAAAAGCGGAGTCTCGGGAATGGCGGCTACGAAGTCTTTGTCGTGTTTAATGGCGTTGCCGCACTTTTCATGGGGCTATTCCAAGCGCCTCGCGCAAGCGTCATCAGTGCAATTGTGGCGCTATTGCTTGCGGTATATGCATTTGGACGTCCGCGTGTTGCTCTTTACAAACGATTGCTTTTCGTGTTGCTTTATGCGAGCTTGTGCGGTTCGTCGTATCTCGGTTTTAAATATTGGAAAAGCAATCGCTATTACAGTGGCCGCTGGGCCGAAGAATATTACGTCAAGAATCGCGTGATGGGTTTCGATCCCGTGGCGGCATTGGGCTCCTTCTCCAGTAATTACAATTCCAAGTACAATAGTGAAATCGTCCTCCGAGTTTGGGATACGCTTGCACCCACGTACCTACGTGCTGCCGCCTATGAAAAGTATGTGGCTGGCATTTGGAAGCTCCCGACGAAGGCTGAAAAGAAACTTTATCCAACGCGTTATCGAGTGGATTATGCAGTCTTTGAATCGGAAGATTCCGCGGCGGCAGCGCCAAACGTCAAAGACGTTTGGGTACAAGCGACTCTCAACAATTTCGGCTTTATGTTTGCGCCTGCGAATGTTGTGGGCGTGGCGAGCAAAAATGCAGACTCGTTGAATTACTATTCAACGAATGTTTTTGCAGATGCAAACGGTACGCGTAGTGATTGGTATTATTACGTGCCTGATTCCGCGGAAACTCTTGCGATGGCGGCGCATTCATCAGCGGAATCTTCGGCGCATTTATCTGTGGACTCGTCGGCAGCACCATCGGTGGCGTCAGATAGCCTTTCTGATTTCATGCAAATCCCGAATAGAGATAAGGCTCTCCTAGATACAATCGCCTCAGCGATGTCTCTTCCGACCGCGCATCTTGACTCCACTCAATTTGCGGTCCAAACTTTAAAAACAATAGAATCGTATTTTATCCATAATTTTAAGTATTCGTATATCGTTCCCGGTAGAACTCCAAATTCAAAAACCGACCCTTTGAGCATTTTCTGGAAAACTAAGGAAGGTTATTGCGAGTACTACGCCACGCTTGCGACACTCCTCTTGCGTCATCAGGGAATCCCTGCGCGTTACGTGACCGGCTTTGCTCGCCCTGAACACGTTCCTGGTCGTCCTTATTCTATATTCCGCCGCCGTCATAGCCATGCTTGGGTAGAAGTCTACATTGACCGTAAGTGGTTCATTTTTGACCCGACACCCCCATTGACCGAAATGACTTTTGCTAAACCCTCTTGGCTTTCAACAAAGCTCGAAGGTGTGAAAGGTCGCTTCTCTTACGTGATGCATCTGCTCAAGGACGGTGAATGGCGTCGTGTTGTTGATAGTTGGCAAACCGCTTCGGAACGCCTTGTTTCAAGTTCCGTTCTTTATATAGTCCTTGTGGCTTTGCTCCTAGTTTTTGCGTTGCTCAAGTTCCGTGGGCATCGTCGTCAGTTAAACCAACAAAAGGTCTCTAAAAATGCGGCCCAATGGATTGCGCTCCTAACCGATGCTGAAAAACGCCTTGCACGACTTGGCTTCAATCGGGTTCCCGGTGAGACGGTTTCCGCTTTTGCTAAACGTGTAGAACAAGCCTTAGATACCGCGCGGGCGACTGCTCTGACAACAAAAAAGGCGAGCCCCAAGGACTCGCTCTTTGAACAAAATTTGTCTATCGCCTTAAATCAGCTGCGTGAATACGAACGCAACCGCTGGCGAGAGAATTAA
- a CDS encoding DUF58 domain-containing protein, with protein sequence MRLYYIWQEGFTQVGHAAATLMLFSMFAGAVPGFWAAWVFCGLDFMYFLALVPCLFMTVRKSKFKTGDISVRNVYEGETLTIDLHVTAEDKLNAVSLGCFRMDPSLKCEESTLVAIAAGEMAKLTCKIQTKKRGAFEIPKVSVIIPEINGALRYAANVGKAELLVFPRPFRVGTFSFLTSGASGVVFAPLLMPSLTRGMDFLGVREYREGDSLRDLHHKAFARYGKPFTKEFETERGAGAILVLDVTARSLREKSAVEMLIRLAAGVGLWLLERKALGRFFIGDDEIALVQGDGGVSFLEALARIPAASWLETRASRNATGAQKLWSPAARPLGPVLRMGLFATEDPLVHKQVILDAHSKLTDESKTAISDDVLSVNAAHLEKAFQERLRRERTISERPLGNSREAEVSL encoded by the coding sequence ATGCGTTTGTACTACATTTGGCAAGAAGGCTTTACGCAGGTGGGGCATGCAGCGGCAACGCTGATGTTGTTCTCAATGTTTGCTGGTGCGGTGCCTGGATTCTGGGCGGCGTGGGTGTTTTGCGGTTTGGATTTCATGTATTTCTTAGCGCTTGTGCCATGCCTTTTCATGACCGTACGCAAGAGCAAGTTCAAGACTGGTGACATTTCTGTTCGGAATGTTTACGAGGGCGAAACGTTGACCATTGACTTGCACGTTACTGCTGAAGACAAGCTAAATGCAGTGTCGCTTGGATGTTTCCGTATGGATCCATCGCTCAAATGCGAAGAGTCTACGCTTGTGGCGATTGCTGCTGGCGAGATGGCAAAACTTACTTGCAAAATCCAGACGAAAAAACGCGGCGCATTTGAAATCCCAAAAGTGTCTGTGATTATCCCGGAAATCAATGGCGCTTTGCGTTATGCGGCAAATGTCGGGAAAGCGGAATTGCTTGTGTTTCCGCGACCGTTTCGCGTGGGAACGTTCTCATTTTTGACATCGGGCGCGAGCGGTGTTGTATTTGCGCCGCTGTTGATGCCGAGTCTTACGCGCGGGATGGATTTTCTGGGCGTGCGAGAATACCGCGAGGGCGATTCCTTGCGCGATTTGCATCACAAGGCTTTTGCACGTTACGGCAAGCCATTCACGAAGGAGTTTGAAACGGAACGTGGCGCGGGTGCGATTCTCGTGCTGGATGTGACGGCTCGTAGTTTGCGCGAAAAATCAGCCGTTGAAATGCTAATTCGTTTGGCGGCTGGCGTAGGCTTGTGGCTTTTGGAACGTAAGGCACTTGGGCGATTCTTCATTGGCGATGACGAAATTGCGCTTGTGCAGGGTGATGGCGGGGTGAGCTTCTTGGAAGCGCTTGCGCGGATCCCGGCTGCGTCTTGGCTGGAAACGCGCGCATCTCGGAATGCGACCGGTGCGCAGAAGCTTTGGTCGCCAGCGGCGCGCCCGCTTGGCCCTGTGCTTCGCATGGGGCTTTTCGCGACTGAAGATCCGCTTGTGCATAAGCAGGTGATTTTGGATGCGCATTCCAAGTTGACGGACGAATCAAAGACCGCAATTTCTGACGATGTTTTGTCTGTGAACGCAGCGCATCTTGAAAAAGCGTTTCAAGAACGTTTGCGTCGTGAACGAACGATTTCCGAGCGTCCACTTGGAAATTCTCGCGAAGCGGAGGTGAGTCTATGA
- a CDS encoding NAD-dependent epimerase/dehydratase family protein, whose protein sequence is MNLQFNDSSITVAVVGCGGFIGCHLLDAILTRTKWRVFGVDLDFYRIQHRLNDERCEFMVADLADKSVVERIAKYPIVVNLAAICVPSRYMAEAPEVIRSNYDHPAALADACAKSGSWLIHFSTSEIYGRTSADSGLLVEDESELTFGPVMASRWSYATAKLLTERYIAGLQNLKWTVVRPFNFVGPFMDFMPGVDGSGIPRVLANFSSALVRGEPLKLVNGGVAKRSFTSVFDAVDFMFALFEACDVAFSQAFNIGNPDNELTIAELANKMCKIFAEIKGVSVETIPEPEVVSGVEYYGEGYEDSMRRLPSVEKAERLLGFKAKTPIDVVLRESLTWFVNHYGCEIN, encoded by the coding sequence ATGAACCTCCAGTTCAACGATTCTAGTATCACCGTAGCCGTTGTTGGTTGCGGTGGTTTTATTGGTTGTCACCTTCTCGACGCTATTTTGACGCGCACCAAGTGGCGCGTTTTTGGCGTTGATTTGGATTTTTATAGAATCCAGCACCGGCTGAACGACGAACGGTGCGAGTTCATGGTCGCAGACCTTGCCGATAAGAGCGTCGTTGAACGAATTGCAAAATATCCGATTGTCGTGAATTTGGCTGCAATTTGCGTGCCGAGCCGCTACATGGCAGAAGCCCCCGAAGTCATTCGCAGCAATTACGACCATCCGGCTGCGTTGGCCGATGCTTGTGCAAAGTCGGGCTCCTGGCTGATTCATTTTTCGACGTCCGAGATTTACGGGCGCACGTCGGCCGATTCGGGCTTGCTCGTTGAAGATGAATCCGAGCTTACTTTTGGGCCGGTAATGGCGAGCCGCTGGAGCTATGCGACTGCAAAACTTTTGACGGAACGTTATATTGCAGGTCTCCAGAATTTGAAGTGGACCGTGGTTCGACCGTTCAACTTTGTCGGACCTTTCATGGATTTTATGCCGGGCGTCGATGGCTCGGGCATTCCACGAGTGCTTGCTAATTTCTCGTCGGCGCTTGTTCGCGGCGAGCCGCTGAAGCTTGTGAATGGCGGTGTTGCAAAGCGCAGTTTCACGAGCGTCTTTGATGCGGTCGATTTTATGTTCGCGCTTTTTGAAGCGTGTGATGTCGCCTTCTCGCAGGCGTTTAACATCGGGAACCCGGATAACGAACTCACGATTGCAGAGCTCGCCAATAAAATGTGCAAGATCTTTGCCGAAATTAAGGGCGTGAGTGTAGAAACGATTCCTGAGCCGGAAGTTGTGTCTGGCGTGGAATATTACGGCGAAGGTTACGAAGATTCCATGCGCCGTTTGCCGTCTGTCGAAAAAGCGGAACGTTTGCTCGGCTTTAAGGCCAAGACTCCGATTGACGTTGTTTTGCGCGAATCGTTGACGTGGTTTGTAAATCACTATGGATGTGAAATCAATTGA
- a CDS encoding AAA family ATPase, whose product MVKDLIHALNGVLLGKQDQVEMLVMALLADGHVLIEDVPGTGKTTIAKALAAAIGADFARIQFTPDLLPADVTGGAVFKANTGEFEIRKGPVFTQVLLADEINRASPRTQSSLLEAMEERQVSLEGERHALPKLFMVLATENPVEFHGVFPLPEAQMDRFLVRLSLGYPTAETELGILRAHRDGRPLDTLKAVTTPDEIIAVRNDVRKIHIDESLEMYVVSLVQASRVNPAVRLAASPRAGINLIKMAQACAYVAGRNFVNPDDIQHVFFPVMEHRVFAKDSNTPGASRQILEGILKQVKIPK is encoded by the coding sequence ATGGTTAAAGATTTAATTCATGCTTTAAATGGTGTTCTGCTAGGTAAGCAGGATCAGGTGGAAATGCTTGTGATGGCGCTCCTTGCCGATGGTCACGTGCTTATCGAGGATGTGCCGGGAACGGGCAAGACGACGATTGCAAAGGCGCTTGCCGCAGCGATTGGCGCGGATTTTGCGCGTATCCAGTTTACGCCGGACTTGCTCCCTGCCGATGTGACGGGTGGCGCTGTGTTCAAGGCGAATACGGGCGAGTTTGAAATTCGAAAGGGGCCGGTCTTTACGCAGGTGCTCTTGGCGGATGAAATCAACCGAGCGTCTCCGCGAACGCAGAGCTCGCTTTTGGAAGCGATGGAAGAGCGCCAGGTCTCGCTGGAAGGTGAGCGCCATGCGCTCCCGAAACTTTTCATGGTGCTTGCAACCGAGAATCCTGTGGAATTTCATGGCGTGTTTCCGTTACCTGAAGCGCAAATGGATAGATTCTTGGTGCGCCTTTCCCTTGGGTATCCGACGGCGGAAACGGAACTTGGCATTTTGCGTGCGCATCGCGATGGACGACCGCTTGATACGCTCAAGGCGGTGACAACTCCCGATGAAATTATTGCAGTGCGGAATGATGTTCGCAAAATTCACATTGATGAATCGCTTGAAATGTACGTGGTTTCGCTAGTGCAGGCGTCGCGTGTGAATCCGGCGGTGCGTTTGGCGGCAAGTCCGCGTGCGGGAATCAACCTCATCAAGATGGCGCAAGCTTGCGCGTATGTCGCGGGTCGCAATTTCGTGAATCCCGATGACATCCAGCATGTGTTCTTCCCGGTGATGGAACATCGTGTGTTTGCTAAAGATTCGAACACGCCCGGCGCCTCCAGACAAATTCTCGAAGGCATCTTGAAACAGGTGAAAATACCGAAATAA